One stretch of Cedecea neteri DNA includes these proteins:
- a CDS encoding bifunctional 2',3'-cyclic-nucleotide 2'-phosphodiesterase/3'-nucleotidase has product MIKFSATLLATLIAASVNAATVDLRIMETTDLHSNMMDFDYYKDTPTEKFGLVRTASLINAARGEVTNSVLVDNGDIIQGSPLGDYAAAKGLKAGEIHPVYKALNTLDYTVGNLGNHEFNYGLDFLHKALAGAKFPYVNANIIDVKTQKPMFTPYLIKETEVKDKDGKTQTLRIGYIGFVPPQIMTWDKANLTGKVTVNDITETARKYVPEMRKQGADVVVVIAHSGLSSEPYQAMAENSVYYLSQVPGVDAIMFGHAHAVFPGKDFANIKGADIEKGTLNGIPAVMPGMWGDHLGVVDLVLNNDSGSWKVTGSKAEARPIYDSVAKKSLAAEDEKLVKVLEHDHNATREFVSKPVGKSADNMYSYLALVQDDPTVQVVNNAQKAYVEKYIQGDPDLANLPVLSAAAPFKVGGRKNDPASFVEVEKGQLTFRNAADLYLYPNTLVVVKATGKEVKEWLECSAGQYNQIDVNSAKPQELINWDGFRTYNFDVIDGVNYQIDVSQPARYDGECQIVNPKAERIKDLTFKGKPIDPNAVFLVATNNYRAYGGKFAGTGDSHIAFASPDENRSVLANWIGAQGEIHPAADNNWRLAPIASKQPLDIRFETSPTDKAAAFIKEKGQYPMKKVANDDIGFAIYQLDLSK; this is encoded by the coding sequence ATGATTAAGTTTAGCGCAACGCTTCTGGCGACGCTGATAGCCGCCAGCGTCAATGCGGCAACCGTTGACCTGCGGATCATGGAAACGACCGATCTGCACAGCAACATGATGGACTTCGATTACTACAAAGATACGCCTACTGAGAAGTTCGGTCTGGTACGCACAGCAAGTTTAATCAACGCCGCCCGCGGCGAAGTCACCAACAGCGTACTGGTGGATAACGGCGACATTATTCAGGGCAGTCCGCTGGGCGATTACGCGGCGGCAAAAGGCCTTAAGGCCGGGGAAATCCACCCGGTCTATAAAGCGCTGAATACGCTCGACTATACCGTCGGCAACCTTGGCAATCACGAATTCAATTACGGCCTCGACTTCCTGCATAAAGCCCTCGCAGGTGCGAAGTTCCCGTACGTTAACGCCAATATCATCGACGTGAAAACCCAGAAGCCGATGTTCACGCCGTACCTGATTAAAGAAACCGAAGTCAAAGACAAAGACGGTAAAACCCAAACGCTGCGCATCGGCTACATCGGCTTCGTGCCACCGCAAATCATGACCTGGGATAAAGCGAACCTGACCGGCAAAGTAACGGTGAACGACATCACCGAAACCGCCAGGAAATACGTGCCAGAAATGCGCAAACAGGGCGCGGATGTGGTGGTGGTGATTGCCCACTCGGGGCTTTCCAGCGAACCTTATCAGGCGATGGCCGAAAACTCGGTTTACTACCTCAGCCAGGTGCCGGGCGTGGACGCCATCATGTTCGGCCATGCTCATGCCGTGTTCCCAGGGAAAGACTTTGCCAATATTAAAGGGGCCGATATCGAAAAAGGCACCCTGAACGGTATTCCTGCCGTGATGCCGGGCATGTGGGGCGATCATCTCGGCGTGGTAGATCTGGTGCTGAACAACGACTCCGGCAGCTGGAAAGTCACCGGCAGCAAGGCCGAAGCACGGCCGATTTATGACAGCGTAGCTAAAAAGTCGCTGGCCGCAGAAGACGAGAAGCTGGTGAAAGTGCTGGAACACGATCACAACGCAACTCGTGAATTTGTCAGCAAGCCGGTCGGCAAGTCAGCGGACAACATGTACAGCTATCTGGCGCTGGTGCAGGACGATCCTACCGTTCAGGTGGTGAATAATGCGCAGAAAGCCTACGTCGAGAAATACATTCAGGGCGATCCGGATCTTGCCAACCTGCCGGTACTCTCCGCCGCAGCACCGTTCAAAGTGGGCGGACGTAAAAACGATCCGGCCAGCTTCGTTGAAGTAGAAAAAGGCCAGCTGACCTTCCGCAATGCCGCCGATCTCTACCTTTACCCAAACACGCTGGTGGTGGTGAAAGCGACCGGCAAAGAAGTAAAAGAGTGGCTGGAATGTTCCGCCGGGCAGTACAACCAGATCGACGTGAACAGCGCTAAGCCTCAGGAACTGATCAACTGGGACGGCTTCCGTACCTATAACTTCGACGTCATCGACGGCGTGAACTACCAGATTGACGTTAGCCAGCCGGCCCGCTACGACGGCGAATGCCAAATAGTGAACCCGAAGGCAGAGCGCATCAAAGATCTGACCTTCAAGGGCAAACCTATCGATCCGAACGCGGTCTTCCTGGTGGCGACCAATAACTACCGCGCCTACGGCGGCAAGTTTGCCGGCACCGGCGATAGCCACATCGCTTTTGCTTCACCGGATGAAAACCGCTCGGTACTGGCTAACTGGATCGGCGCTCAGGGCGAAATTCACCCTGCCGCAGACAACAACTGGCGTCTGGCGCCGATAGCCAGCAAGCAGCCGCTGGATATCCGCTTTGAAACCTCGCCAACCGACAAAGCAGCCGCGTTTATCAAAGAAAAAGGGCAATACCCAATGAAAAAAGTCGCTAACGACGACATTGGTTTTGCCATCTACCAGCTTGATTTAAGCAAGTAA
- a CDS encoding winged helix-turn-helix transcriptional regulator, with protein MSEISEAPMTLGEQMRNGNLFSDKCPSRDVLKHVTSRWGVLILVALQDGTHRFSDLRRKMGGVSEKMLAQTLQWLEADGFVDRKSYPVVPPHVEYTLTPMGHEIADKVAALADWIEENLPQVMASREKRDA; from the coding sequence ATGAGTGAAATCAGCGAAGCGCCCATGACGCTGGGTGAGCAAATGCGCAACGGCAACCTGTTTAGCGATAAATGCCCGTCGCGGGACGTGCTGAAGCACGTGACCAGCCGCTGGGGTGTTTTAATTCTAGTGGCATTACAGGACGGCACTCATCGGTTCAGCGATTTAAGGCGCAAGATGGGCGGCGTGAGCGAGAAGATGCTGGCGCAGACGCTGCAATGGCTGGAAGCGGACGGTTTTGTAGATCGCAAATCTTACCCGGTTGTGCCGCCGCACGTGGAGTACACGCTGACGCCGATGGGGCATGAAATTGCCGATAAAGTGGCCGCGCTGGCCGACTGGATAGAAGAGAATTTGCCGCAGGTGATGGCGTCCCGCGAAAAACGGGACGCCTGA
- a CDS encoding SDR family oxidoreductase, with translation MIAITGASGQLGRLVIEDLLKTVKAEEIVAVVRNPAKVEDFARRGVQVRAADYGDVSALAKAFSGVEKVLLISSSEVGQRAVQHSNIIAAAKQAGVKLIAYTSLLHADKSPLALAEEHIVTEQQLKESGVAFVLLRNGWYTENYLASVPPAIQHGVFIGSAGEGKIASATRADYAAAAAKVLTLDNQAGKVYELAGDHGWTLTELTAEVSLQSGKPVVYKNLDEADFKAALQGAGLPEGFAALLANSDAGAEKGGLFDDGHQLSKLIGRPTTSLSDSVKSAL, from the coding sequence ATGATTGCGATTACCGGCGCATCCGGCCAGCTAGGCCGCCTTGTGATTGAAGATTTACTGAAAACGGTGAAAGCCGAAGAGATTGTGGCCGTGGTGCGTAACCCGGCCAAAGTAGAAGATTTTGCCCGCCGAGGCGTGCAGGTTCGTGCGGCGGATTACGGCGACGTGTCAGCCCTGGCGAAGGCTTTCTCCGGCGTGGAAAAAGTGCTGCTGATCTCCTCCAGCGAGGTAGGTCAACGAGCCGTTCAGCACAGCAATATTATTGCCGCAGCAAAACAAGCGGGCGTTAAGCTCATCGCCTACACTAGCCTGCTGCATGCCGACAAATCGCCGCTGGCCCTTGCCGAAGAACACATCGTCACCGAGCAACAGCTCAAAGAATCCGGCGTAGCGTTCGTGCTGCTGCGTAACGGCTGGTATACCGAAAACTATCTGGCCAGCGTACCGCCGGCTATTCAGCATGGCGTGTTTATCGGCAGTGCCGGGGAAGGCAAAATCGCCTCAGCTACGCGTGCTGATTACGCGGCAGCAGCAGCTAAAGTCCTGACGCTGGATAACCAGGCGGGCAAAGTTTACGAGTTGGCGGGTGACCACGGCTGGACGCTAACGGAACTGACGGCGGAAGTAAGCCTGCAAAGCGGCAAACCTGTGGTTTATAAGAACCTGGACGAAGCGGATTTCAAAGCCGCACTTCAGGGCGCTGGCCTGCCGGAAGGTTTCGCGGCGCTGCTGGCAAACTCCGATGCAGGCGCGGAAAAAGGCGGTCTGTTTGACGACGGCCACCAGCTCAGCAAGCTGATTGGCCGCCCAACGACCTCGCTCAGCGACAGCGTCAAAAGTGCCCTGTAG
- a CDS encoding AraC family transcriptional regulator, whose protein sequence is MQGVPEQFSDERDSAQFRHLPQLPGVELYHAHIAKYAFEPHTHEAFGIGAITWGAERFRYRGEQLVAPTDSLVLMNPDELHTGEAASEDGWQYRMIYLEPDLLESLTGERSWWFNAAVNHDPTRARQVSQFIAGLWQAEDTLTQQGLLLNLVEAFRPYARHLPGLHEATNRFALVREYLYDNYMHTITLEDLAALMSLSPYHFQRQFKACYHVTPHQMLMAIRLWHAKQFLTDGMPAAQVAAASGLTDQAHLTRAFAQRYGITPVRYQKQVTR, encoded by the coding sequence GTGCAGGGAGTTCCCGAGCAGTTTAGCGATGAGAGAGACAGCGCCCAGTTCCGGCATTTGCCACAGCTGCCGGGCGTTGAGCTTTATCACGCCCATATTGCGAAGTACGCCTTTGAACCTCACACCCATGAAGCCTTCGGCATCGGGGCCATCACCTGGGGAGCAGAACGCTTCCGCTATCGTGGCGAGCAGCTGGTTGCTCCCACGGATTCGCTGGTGCTGATGAACCCGGACGAGCTGCATACCGGCGAAGCCGCCAGCGAAGACGGCTGGCAGTACCGCATGATTTATCTTGAGCCCGATCTGCTGGAGTCGCTAACCGGGGAGAGAAGCTGGTGGTTTAACGCCGCCGTGAATCACGATCCGACCCGCGCCCGCCAGGTTTCGCAGTTTATCGCTGGCCTGTGGCAGGCCGAAGACACGCTGACCCAGCAGGGGCTACTGCTCAACCTCGTCGAAGCTTTTCGGCCCTATGCGCGTCATCTGCCCGGACTCCATGAGGCGACCAACCGCTTCGCCCTGGTGCGCGAGTATCTCTACGATAACTACATGCACACCATCACCCTTGAAGATTTAGCGGCGCTGATGTCCCTTAGCCCTTACCATTTTCAGCGACAGTTCAAAGCCTGCTATCACGTCACCCCGCATCAAATGCTGATGGCTATCCGCCTGTGGCACGCCAAGCAGTTTCTTACCGACGGCATGCCTGCCGCTCAGGTTGCCGCCGCCAGCGGCCTGACGGACCAGGCGCACCTGACGCGGGCGTTTGCCCAGCGCTACGGCATTACCCCCGTGCGTTACCAAAAGCAGGTCACCCGCTAA
- a CDS encoding DMT family transporter — translation MLSGVLYALLAGLMWGLIFVGPIIVPDYPAALQSTGRYLALGLIAIPIAWLGRKRLRELSRQDWFTALKLSSVGNLIYYVCLASAIQRTGAPIATMIIGTLPVVIPVFANLLYSKRDGKLPWRRLAPALVVIAAGLIMVNTAELRGEQADFSWWRYVSGILLAFVSVACWAWYALRNARWLRENPDKNPMMWATVQGLSTLPFSLIGYIAVCIWMGSHETDFTLPFGPRPEVFITLMLAIAILCSWLGNLCWNIACQRLPTVIVGPLIVFETLAGLAYTFMIRQSWPPLLTLCGVLCLTIGVVLAVRSKPEKTTVVQVSGT, via the coding sequence ATGTTAAGTGGTGTGTTGTACGCCCTGCTGGCGGGGCTGATGTGGGGATTAATTTTCGTTGGGCCGATTATTGTCCCGGACTACCCGGCGGCCCTGCAGTCGACCGGCCGTTATTTAGCCCTTGGGCTGATTGCTATTCCCATCGCCTGGCTTGGGCGCAAACGCCTGCGCGAGCTGAGCCGCCAGGACTGGTTTACCGCCCTGAAGCTCTCAAGCGTGGGGAATCTGATTTATTACGTCTGCCTGGCGAGCGCCATTCAACGTACCGGGGCGCCTATCGCGACGATGATCATCGGCACGCTGCCGGTCGTTATCCCTGTTTTTGCTAACCTGCTGTACAGCAAAAGGGATGGGAAGCTGCCGTGGCGGCGTCTTGCCCCGGCGCTGGTGGTGATTGCCGCTGGTTTGATCATGGTGAATACCGCCGAACTTCGCGGCGAGCAGGCCGATTTCAGCTGGTGGCGCTACGTGAGCGGTATTCTGCTGGCGTTTGTTTCGGTGGCCTGCTGGGCCTGGTATGCCCTGCGCAATGCCCGCTGGCTGCGAGAGAACCCGGACAAAAACCCGATGATGTGGGCCACGGTTCAGGGGCTTTCCACGCTGCCGTTTTCGCTTATCGGCTATATCGCCGTGTGCATCTGGATGGGCAGCCACGAGACGGACTTTACCCTGCCCTTCGGCCCGCGCCCTGAAGTGTTTATTACTTTGATGCTGGCGATTGCCATTCTCTGTTCGTGGCTGGGCAATCTGTGCTGGAACATCGCCTGCCAGCGCCTGCCGACGGTGATTGTCGGCCCGCTGATCGTCTTTGAGACCTTAGCCGGCCTGGCTTACACCTTTATGATTCGCCAAAGCTGGCCGCCGCTGTTAACGCTTTGCGGAGTGTTATGCCTGACGATTGGCGTGGTGCTGGCGGTGCGATCCAAACCAGAAAAAACGACGGTGGTTCAGGTTTCCGGGACATAA
- a CDS encoding methyl-accepting chemotaxis protein, producing the protein MFKRMKVITLLITVLIVLGAMQLLSATVFINALNNDKNNFTVSQLSSQNVAEFTDAWIGLNQARVTLNRGMLRIQGSMANQINGGQLQELVATANALLAEAQSHFEKYQALPDTPGLRPHLSDELEEQYRNYSSTLARMNTFLAQGNLEQMFKQNAEQKQVAMQKVYREWRDEQAELSSEGVRDNQADYQRILWILRVVMLGVIGVIVMSWVAMRRVLLMPLRDVMDHIRAIAAGDLTQPIEAQGKNEMALLASSVQEMQASLANTVSVVRDGADTIYTGAGEISAGSNDLSSRTEQQAASLEETAASMEQLTATVKQNADNARQASRLALDASTTAKKGGNVVEGVVRTMDEIATSSSKIAQITSVIDGIAFQTNILALNAAVEAARAGEQGRGFAVVAGEVRTLAQRSAQAAKEIKALIDDSGERVNAGSDLVNEAGKTMAEIVSAVTRVTDIMGEIASASDEQSRGIDQVGQAVAEMDRVTQQNASLVEESAAAASALEEQASRLNEAVAVFKINRRSPAQVKVAQAKTPQLKTKQAMPVSDANWETF; encoded by the coding sequence ATGTTTAAAAGAATGAAAGTTATTACCTTACTCATTACCGTATTGATTGTGCTGGGCGCTATGCAGCTACTGTCAGCCACGGTTTTCATCAATGCCCTCAACAACGATAAGAACAACTTCACCGTTTCTCAGCTTTCCAGCCAGAACGTGGCTGAATTTACCGACGCCTGGATAGGCCTTAACCAGGCACGTGTGACGCTGAACCGAGGCATGCTGCGCATTCAGGGCAGCATGGCCAACCAGATTAACGGCGGGCAGCTCCAGGAACTCGTCGCGACGGCCAACGCGCTGCTTGCGGAGGCGCAAAGCCATTTTGAGAAATACCAGGCGCTGCCGGATACCCCAGGATTACGTCCACACCTGAGCGATGAACTGGAAGAGCAGTATCGCAACTACTCTTCCACGCTCGCCAGAATGAACACCTTCCTCGCGCAGGGCAACCTGGAGCAAATGTTCAAGCAAAATGCGGAACAGAAGCAGGTTGCGATGCAGAAGGTCTACCGTGAATGGCGTGACGAACAGGCGGAGCTTTCCAGCGAAGGCGTTCGCGATAATCAGGCCGACTATCAGCGGATTCTGTGGATCCTCCGCGTCGTCATGCTCGGCGTGATTGGGGTGATTGTGATGAGCTGGGTGGCGATGCGCCGCGTCCTGCTGATGCCTCTGCGTGACGTGATGGACCATATTCGTGCCATTGCTGCAGGCGACCTGACCCAGCCGATTGAGGCCCAGGGCAAAAACGAAATGGCGCTGCTGGCAAGCAGCGTACAAGAGATGCAGGCCTCGTTGGCGAATACGGTCAGCGTGGTTCGCGATGGCGCCGACACGATTTATACCGGTGCCGGTGAAATTTCCGCTGGCAGCAACGATCTCTCTTCTCGTACCGAGCAGCAGGCGGCTTCGCTGGAAGAAACGGCGGCCAGCATGGAACAGCTTACGGCCACGGTGAAGCAAAATGCCGATAACGCCCGCCAGGCGTCACGCCTTGCGCTGGATGCCTCCACGACCGCGAAGAAAGGCGGTAACGTAGTGGAAGGCGTGGTGCGGACGATGGATGAAATTGCCACCAGTTCCAGCAAAATTGCCCAAATTACCAGCGTGATCGACGGTATTGCTTTCCAGACCAACATTCTGGCCCTTAACGCCGCGGTAGAAGCCGCAAGAGCGGGCGAGCAGGGGCGTGGTTTTGCCGTGGTTGCCGGTGAGGTGCGTACGCTTGCCCAGCGCAGCGCGCAGGCGGCGAAAGAGATTAAAGCCCTGATTGACGATTCCGGCGAGCGCGTAAATGCGGGTTCCGATCTGGTCAATGAAGCCGGTAAAACGATGGCGGAAATCGTCAGCGCCGTTACTCGTGTCACCGATATTATGGGCGAAATTGCTTCTGCGTCTGACGAACAAAGCCGGGGTATCGATCAGGTCGGGCAGGCTGTGGCGGAGATGGACCGCGTGACCCAGCAGAATGCCTCGCTGGTAGAAGAGTCCGCGGCCGCAGCATCTGCGCTTGAGGAGCAGGCTTCTCGTCTTAACGAAGCGGTGGCGGTGTTTAAAATTAACCGTCGCTCTCCGGCGCAGGTGAAAGTTGCTCAGGCCAAAACGCCGCAGCTGAAAACAAAACAGGCGATGCCGGTTTCGGATGCGAACTGGGAAACCTTCTAA
- the ytfE gene encoding iron-sulfur cluster repair protein YtfE → MAYRDQPLGELALTIPRASALFRKLDLDFCCGGKQTLLRAATRKELNLEDIEAQLAALAEEPAEKDWRAAPLAEIIDHIIVRFHDRHREQLPELILQATKVERVHADKPNVPKGLAKYLTMLHQELSSHMMKEEQILFPMIKQGMGTQAGGPISVMESEHDDAGELLEVIKHTTNNVTPPPEACTTWKAMYNGINELIEDLMNHISLENNVLFPRALSGE, encoded by the coding sequence ATGGCCTATCGCGATCAACCCCTGGGCGAACTGGCGCTGACGATTCCCCGCGCCTCTGCGCTATTCCGTAAACTGGATCTGGATTTTTGCTGTGGCGGCAAGCAGACGCTGCTGCGCGCGGCAACACGTAAAGAACTCAACCTGGAAGACATTGAGGCTCAGCTCGCCGCGTTAGCCGAAGAACCGGCGGAGAAAGACTGGCGTGCAGCTCCGCTGGCAGAGATCATCGATCACATCATTGTGCGCTTCCACGACCGCCATCGCGAGCAGCTGCCGGAGCTGATTCTGCAGGCAACCAAGGTCGAGCGGGTGCACGCCGATAAGCCAAACGTACCGAAAGGGCTGGCAAAATACCTCACCATGCTGCATCAGGAATTGAGCAGCCATATGATGAAAGAAGAGCAGATCCTGTTCCCGATGATTAAACAGGGCATGGGCACTCAGGCCGGTGGGCCAATCAGCGTGATGGAAAGCGAGCATGATGATGCAGGCGAGCTGCTGGAGGTTATCAAACACACCACCAATAACGTGACGCCGCCGCCGGAAGCCTGCACGACATGGAAAGCGATGTATAACGGGATCAATGAACTGATTGAGGACCTGATGAACCACATCAGCCTGGAGAATAACGTCCTGTTCCCAAGAGCGTTAAGCGGCGAATAA
- the cycA gene encoding D-serine/D-alanine/glycine transporter, which yields MVDQVKVADEAQAPTEQSLRRNLTNRHIQLIAIGGAIGTGLFMGSGKTISLAGPSIIFVYMIIGFMLFFVMRAMGELLLSNLEYKSFSDFAADLLGPWAGYFTGWTYWFCWVVTGMADVVAITAYAQFWFPGLSDWVASLAVVLVLLSLNLATVKMFGEMEFWFAMIKIVAIVALIVIGLVMVLTSFHSPSGVEASFNNLWNDGGWFPKGISGFFAGFQIAVFAFVGIELVGTTAAETKDPEKSLPRAINSIPLRIIMFYVFSLIIIMSVTPWSSVVPDKSPFVELFVLVGLPAAASIINFVVLTSAASSANSGVFSTSRMLFGLAQDGVAPKAFAKLSKRAVPAKGLTFSCICLLGGVVMLYVNPNVIAAFTMITTVSAILFMFVWTIILCSYLVYRKQRPHLHEKSIYKMPLGKLMCWVCMAFFVFVIVLLTLEDDTRQALIVTPLWFVVLGAGWLFISKKRQANIRK from the coding sequence ATGGTAGATCAGGTCAAAGTCGCGGACGAAGCTCAGGCTCCGACCGAGCAGTCGCTGCGGCGTAATTTAACAAACCGTCATATCCAGCTTATTGCCATTGGGGGTGCCATCGGCACCGGCTTGTTTATGGGGTCAGGCAAAACCATCAGCCTTGCGGGGCCGTCCATCATCTTCGTCTACATGATAATCGGCTTCATGCTGTTCTTCGTGATGCGAGCGATGGGCGAGCTGCTGCTATCGAATCTGGAATATAAGTCGTTCAGCGATTTTGCCGCGGATTTACTGGGGCCGTGGGCGGGGTATTTCACCGGCTGGACGTACTGGTTCTGTTGGGTGGTGACCGGCATGGCGGACGTGGTAGCGATAACCGCCTACGCCCAGTTCTGGTTCCCCGGGCTTTCTGACTGGGTCGCTTCTCTGGCGGTCGTGCTGGTCTTGCTGAGCCTGAACCTGGCCACCGTGAAGATGTTCGGTGAGATGGAGTTCTGGTTCGCGATGATCAAAATCGTCGCCATCGTTGCGCTGATCGTCATCGGCCTGGTGATGGTGCTGACCAGCTTCCATTCTCCGTCCGGCGTTGAGGCTTCCTTTAATAACCTCTGGAACGACGGCGGCTGGTTCCCTAAAGGTATCAGCGGCTTCTTTGCCGGATTCCAGATAGCGGTCTTTGCCTTCGTCGGCATTGAGCTGGTGGGGACCACGGCGGCTGAAACCAAAGACCCGGAGAAATCACTGCCGCGCGCGATTAACTCGATCCCGCTGCGTATCATTATGTTCTACGTCTTCTCGCTGATCATCATCATGTCGGTGACGCCGTGGAGCTCCGTTGTGCCGGATAAGAGCCCGTTCGTTGAGCTGTTCGTGCTGGTCGGCCTGCCGGCAGCGGCGAGTATCATCAACTTTGTGGTGCTGACGTCTGCCGCTTCCTCCGCGAACAGCGGCGTGTTCTCTACCAGCCGTATGCTGTTTGGCCTGGCGCAGGACGGCGTAGCGCCTAAAGCGTTCGCCAAGCTCTCCAAACGCGCGGTGCCGGCGAAAGGGTTAACCTTCTCCTGTATCTGCCTGCTGGGCGGCGTGGTGATGCTCTACGTGAACCCGAACGTGATTGCTGCCTTCACCATGATCACCACGGTTTCCGCGATTCTGTTCATGTTCGTCTGGACTATTATTCTTTGCTCGTACCTGGTGTACCGCAAACAGCGTCCTCACCTGCATGAGAAGTCCATCTACAAAATGCCGCTGGGCAAGCTGATGTGCTGGGTGTGTATGGCGTTCTTCGTCTTTGTGATTGTTCTGCTGACGCTTGAAGACGACACCCGTCAGGCGCTTATCGTGACGCCGCTGTGGTTCGTGGTGCTGGGCGCCGGCTGGCTTTTCATCAGTAAGAAACGTCAGGCAAATATCCGGAAATAG
- the fklB gene encoding FKBP-type peptidyl-prolyl cis-trans isomerase: protein MTTPSFDSVEAQASYGIGLQVGQQLSESGLQGLLPEALVAGLRDALEGNAPAVPVDVVHRALREVHERADEVRRERQKELAVEGQKYLTENAEKEGVSSTESGLQFRVITQGTGPIPARKDHVRVHYTGKLIDGTVFDSSVQRGEPAEFPVSGVIAGWIEALTLMPVGSKWELTIPHNLAYGERGAGASIPPFSTLVFEVELLEIL, encoded by the coding sequence ATGACAACCCCTTCTTTTGACAGCGTCGAAGCGCAAGCAAGTTACGGTATTGGTTTACAGGTAGGCCAGCAGCTGAGTGAATCAGGCCTGCAAGGTTTACTGCCAGAAGCGCTGGTCGCAGGTCTCCGTGACGCGCTGGAAGGGAATGCCCCGGCCGTTCCTGTTGACGTTGTACACCGCGCCCTGCGTGAAGTTCATGAGCGTGCGGATGAAGTGCGTCGTGAGCGTCAGAAAGAGCTGGCTGTAGAAGGCCAGAAATACCTGACGGAGAACGCAGAGAAAGAAGGCGTGAGCAGCACCGAATCCGGCTTGCAGTTCCGCGTTATCACCCAAGGCACCGGCCCGATTCCTGCCCGTAAAGATCACGTGCGCGTGCACTACACCGGCAAGTTAATCGACGGCACCGTCTTCGACAGCTCCGTACAGCGTGGCGAGCCGGCAGAGTTCCCGGTAAGCGGCGTTATCGCGGGCTGGATTGAAGCGCTGACCCTGATGCCGGTAGGCTCCAAATGGGAACTGACTATTCCACACAACCTCGCTTACGGCGAGCGCGGTGCGGGTGCTTCTATCCCGCCATTCAGCACCCTGGTCTTTGAAGTCGAGCTGCTGGAAATTCTGTAA